The following nucleotide sequence is from Halobacillus mangrovi.
TGCGACTTCTCTTCGTTCCAGTCTCCTTTTTCCTCTAACTGCTTTTGGATGGTAGAATACGATTCTTTATAAGCATCTGTCAGTTCAATACCTACATAGTCCAGATCTGCTCCTTCTACAACCGCTAACGCGTCTTCCTGATCCTCTACACGCTTGTTAATAGGCAGAATCACGCCAAGAGATTTTTCTGGAAAAGCTCGCTTAATTAGATAGGAAACGACTGCAGAATCAATTCCTCCACTAATTCCTACAAGCAGCCCGTCTGCCCCCGCTTCCTTTACTTTATCCTGTAACCAATTTGTTAAATAGTCGATTCTTTCTTGCATAGTCCATAACTCCCTTCCTTTTTTTACACTATATGGATGTTGTTCCTTATCACACAAAATATAAACCTATCCTTTTTGTAAAATAGAAGCCAGGATCCTCCTGCCGTTATAAACATATAGCTTTAATTTTGTATAAAATTAAGTAATAATGTAAAAATAGAAAGCCTGTCGAAGGAGTGAATCCAATGATTGAACAAGAACGTCATGTCCTCGTGATCTTTCCGCATCCTGATGATGAAGCTTTCGGAGTATCCGGGACAATTACTTCATATATAAAGCAAGGCACACCCCTGACGTATGCCTGCCTAACACTAGGAGAAATGGGAAGAAATTTAGGGAAGCCAGCATTCGCTACAAGGGAAACCTTGCCTGAGATCCGTCGGAAAGAACTCATTAAAGCTGCTGAAGCAATGGGGATACAGGATTTGAGAATGATGGGGCTTCGGGATAAAACATTAGAGTTCGAAGACGATACTCAAATGAAAAACATGGTGAAGGATTTAATTGATGAGCTGAACCCTTCCCTTGTCATCAGCTTCTATCCTGGGTACGCGGTGCACCCAGACCATGAAGCAACCGCTCGAGCGGTTGTAAGAGCACTAAGGGACATGAAGCCTGAAGATCGTCCTAAATTCCACGCTGTAGCTTTTGCGAATAACACCGAGGAAGAACTTGGTCAGCCAGATGTCGTTAATGATATTCAAGCCGTCCAGGAAGAAAAGTTAAAGGCGATGCGCGCTCACATCTCCCAAACGGCACGGATGCTGGAAATGCTCGAGGAAGGCATTAAAGCCAAGGATCCGGAAGCCATGAAGTGGGTAACGAATGAGAGATTCTATACGTACAATTGGGATCAAGATCAGGTCAAGTAAGATAAAAGAAGCTGAACTCATAGCGAGTTCAGTTTTTTCTATTTAAGGTAATGCTCTCCGGTTCTTTTTCAATAACTGCATAAAGTGTCATGACATCTTCAAAAAATGTCTACTATTGCGCTCGTTTGTCTAAGATGAAAGTGATATTCTATGGAGGGAGTCCATTTGAAAGGAGTATTCCATGAAAAAAACATACATGTTTTTGATGACCGTACTTATTTTGATCCTAGCCGCTTGCGGCACATCTGAAGGAGAGCAAGACACCACCCAGGGGGATGAAACAACAGAAGATTCCCTCACTCCACCGGAAGTAGAAGTGCAATTCGAAGGACCACTTCCTGTTAACGAAGAAACGACGATTAAGGCTGTCGTAACTCAAGGAGATAAAAAGGTCGAAGATGCGGAATACGTTGAGTTCGAAATTTGGAACGACGCTAAGGGAGAAGACAGTTCTGAGAAAGTGAAAGCTTCCCATACTAGTGATGGTGTGTATGAAGCCTCTTATACTTTTAAAGAAGAAGGAACCTACCAAGTCATTGCCCATACGCAAGTAGGCGACCTTCATACAATGCCGCAGAAGGAAGTTACCGTGGGTGAAGCGAGTGCAGATAATTCTCATGACGAGGCCAATGGAAAAGAGAGTTCGCATGATCACGGGAAAGGTGAATTCATGGTTCATTTAATGACGGACAATGCCTTTAAGGCAGGAACAGAATCTACGTTAACCACTCATATCAGCCGGATGGAATCTCCTTTTGAAGATGCCATCGTACGTTTTGAAATCAGTTCAGACCAGATGGATAAACACTCGTTTCTTGACGCAGAAGAGTCTGAACCTGGAGAATATAAAGCTGCCCACACGTTCCCTTCAGCAGGCGAATATACGATTAATGTCCACTACGAGAAACCAGATGAAGAAATTCACGGTCATAAAGAAGAAACAATTAAAGTTACAGAATAAAAAAACGCCTGAACCTCTGAGTAGGTTCAGGCGTTTTCAATCTTTTAAAAGTCCCGACTCCAGGCCTGCTCATTGAGGCTGTGTTGGAGACGTCTTTAAAGTTTAAATGTCTGCGTTTTGAAGCTTTTTCTTCTTAGCCATTTTTTCGCGTTCGTTTTTGTTGAGATATTTCTTACGAAGGCGTACGCTTTCTGGCGTAACTTCGCAATACTCATCATCGTCTAGATACTCGATGGCTTCTTCAAGCGTCATCTTACGAGTCTTCTTGATCGTGTTCGTCGTATCTTTTGTTGCAGAGCGAATGTTAGTCAAGTGTTTTTCTTTAGTGATATTTACAGTCAGATCATTTTCACGGTTGTGCTCTCCGACGATCATTCCTTCATAAACCTCTGTACCCGGTTCTACAAAAATCGTTCCTCGATCTTCAAGGTTCATGATGCCGTAAGTGGATGCTTTTCCTTTTTCAAGAGCAACTAGCACACCTTCACGGCGGCCTCCGACTTGACCTTTTGTAAGAGGAGCATAGCCATCAAACGTATGGTTCAAGATTCCGTAACCGCGTGTCTGTGTCATGAACTCTGTAGAATAACCGATCAGGCCGCGAGATGGTACAAGGAATTCAAGGCGCACTTGCCCGTTCCCATCGTTCACCATGTCTTGCATTTCACCCTTACGATATCCAATGGATTCCATAATCGCCCCTTGGAATTCTTCCGGTGTATCGATTTGAACGCGCTCTACCGGTTCACAAATCTCCCCGTCAATTTCTTTCAAGATCACTTGTGGTTTGGAAAGCTGCAGTTCAAACCCTTCACGGCGCATGTTCTCAACTAGAATAGACAGGTGCAGTTCACCACGTCCGGAAACTGTGAAAGCGTCCGGAGAATCTGTAGGATCTACACGAAGACTTACATCTGTTTCTAATTGAGTCAACAGGCGTTCTTCAATTTGACGAGCGGTAACATATTTTCCTTCACGTCCAGCAAACGGACTGTTGTTAACAAGGAACGTCATTTGAAGGGTAGGTTCGTCGATACGCGGGATTTCCATAGCTTCCTGATTGTCAGGCAGACATACGGTTTCCCCTACGTTGATATCTTCCAATCCGGCAAGAGCGATGATATCGCCAGCCTGTGCTTCTTGAATCTCAATTCGCTTGAGACCAATAAAGCCGAACAGCTTGCTGACACGGAAGTTTTTCACAGAACCGTCTTTCTTCATCAAGGATACTTGCTGACCGACTTTGATCTTACCTTGGAAGACACGGCCAATTCCGATACGTCCTAAATAGTCGTTATAATCCAGCAGTGTCACTTGGAACTGAAGCGGATCTTCCTGCGTATCTACAGGTGCAGGAATGTTGTTCATGATCAATTTGAAAATCGGGTCCATCGTTTCCTGCTGATCTTCTGGTTCATCACCAGATGTACCATTCAGAGCAGAAGCATAAACGACAGGGAACTCAAGCTGTTCATCATCCGCACCAAGCTCGATGAACAGGTCAAGAACTTCATCCACTACTTCGTCTGGGCGGGCATTCGGACGATCAATCTTGTTCAAGACTACAACTGGTGTCAGTTTTTGTTCTAACGCTTTTTTCAGAACAAAGCGAGTTTGCGGCATGCATCCTTCATAAGCGTCAACGACTAGAAGGACACCATCTACCATTTTAAGAATTCGTTCTACCTCTCCCCCGAAGTCCGCGTGACCAGGAGTATCAAGGATATTGATTCTAGCATCATTATAATTAATCGCGGTATTCTTCGCTAAGATCGTAATGCCGCGCTCTTTTTCTAAATCATTCGAGTCCATTGCACGCTCATCAACATGCTCGTTATCACGGAATGTACCAGAATAGTGAAGCATTTGGTCCACTAACGTCGTTTTACCGTGGTCAACGTGGGCGACGATAGCAATATTTCGAATATCGTTTCTGTGTTGCATGTAGCACACACCTCTTTCGTCTCACATTTTATTCAACTTATCCATTATAACATAGATCGAAGCCTGTCGATACCAGCCGCGCTCTCTTTACACTTTCTTAATGGAAAGGTCAATTGGGACAATTGGTACCAGCTACGAGAGAAGACCCATTCGGTACTAGAGATCAAATCCTCGAATTCTCTCTGTTGCGTACCAGGTAAGCGACAGGTAGAATAGAGTGCAGCAAACGTACCAGGTACAGATACCGAGCTGAATGGCTTCGTTATAGTGTCAGGTACAACGAACCAACAGACCGGTACTTGACACCCGCACACCGAATGGAAAGGAGGAGGAAAGCGTGGAAACAAAGAGAGAAGGAGAATGGCTGAAAGTGGAAGTCCCCTCTAAATGGGATGGTTATTCAGTCTACAAAATTATGAAGAAAGAATGGCATGTTCCGAGAAAGCTGATGCATCGTTTTAGATCGAATCGTGAATTGACCATTAATCATAAAGACGTCCATTGGAAAGACACAAAAGTACGGACGGGAGACACCCTCCATATTCGATTATTCAAGCCCCTTCCTTTAGAGGTTAGTCCTTCTCCGATGGATATTGATGTGATTTATGAGGATGACCATCTTTTAGTTGTCAATAAACCATCAGGCGTTTTCACTCATCCGAACACACCTTTTGAAACAGACACCCTGGTGAACGGAGTAGCGGCTTATTTTGAAGAAAACATGATTTATTCTACTCCCAAATATGTCCACAGATTAGACAGGGACACATCTGGTGCCATTCTTTTTGCAAAACATGACCTGGCCATTGCGATGCTTGGGAAAGAATTGCAGAAAAGAACAATCAAACGAACTTATCTAGCCTGGGCTCATGGCATAATTCAACCTGGGGAGGGAATCATTACAGCGCCTATAGGAAAAGATTTGACCCACCCTGTACGCAGGTGTGTGTCATCTGAAGGGCAATATGCTGAAACTCACTATAAAGTACTGGAGTATGATAAAGAAAGTAATGCCTCTCTTCTCTCCCTCCAGCTGCAAACAGGCAGGACCCATCAAATCAGGGTTCATCTGAGCCATAAGGGTCATCCGCTTGTTGGGGATGAGATGTATGGAGGAGAAGGAAGAATAGATTTTAAACAAGCTCTTCATGCAGCAGTCTTGACCTTCCAACATCCTTTCACAGAAAAGATTATTAAATGCTTTGCCTTACCCCCAGCAAATTCTCCACTCTTCTCTGAACGGCACTTGGAGTTATTGGGAGAAACGTAATCTAATTGTCATAGAAATAGCCAATTAGTTGTGGTAATCTGGATTTGTTAGCCCTTTCATAAAATAAGAGAGTACCTATATACAGAAATAAAAAAGATTCGACGAGGCGCCAAGGGTTGACAATAAATCATACACCGAGAAAGCCGCTGGTTACTATCAGCGGCTTTCATAATGATATTTTTTCAAGATAGGGTTTGATCAATCAGAGATTTCAAATCTGCTATCCGATTTGGTCCGTTTTCTTTTGTGTTGAGCATGCTGCAAAGCGCAACCAGATCGTAGAGCTGCGCGATTTGTTTCCATTCGTCCGGCAGGGTAATTCCCTTACTTTTCAAACCCTCAACCAACCCTTTTTCACAATGCTGGAAATTAGGAATGGATTGATAGCGAATAAAATTACCGATATCCCAGTACAGAGAGCCAGACATGGCAAACTCCCAGTCCAGCACGGCCGTGATTTCCCCTTTATTGCCTAGTAAATTAAGTCCGTTAAAATCGCCGTGAACTAAAGAAGATGAAAAACCATCAAGCTCGATCAGCCAGGAACGTTCCTTCGCAAACTCTCTAATTTTCCTTATGAACTCAGCCTCTATCCACTTCGGTATGTACTCTTCCAAAAAATGATCGATGGTTTTCATAAAGCTCTCAGGAGTCATATTAAAAACTTCATCCACTTCAAGACTTTGGTTCAAGAACCCGCTTTTATTAAACGAATATGACCTTAATTTCGCTAACTCAACTCCGGCCGAGAAACCTAGTTTCCTTTGCACCGAAGACACACCTCTATAAAGCAAGTCTTTGACTGATTGACCCTGTTTCCACTCCAGAACCCCTACTTTATAAGATTTTATAGGAATGATCTCAAAAAAATGAGGTACTTTGTTGTTGTTATCTAAGCGGTCGTGTAAGTTTTTCTCCATTTTTAAATTAAGTTCATCCTCTGAAACTCTCAAAACTAATGGTGGATGGTCAGAAAAGGTCGCTTTATAATTCGTGTGACTCAATCCTCCACTTAATTCTTTAATCTGATAATTCTCTAAATCCGGCTTCCAAAGCTTGAGCGTCTGCTCTATTTCTTCTTCATTCAACTTACTAGTATTTTTCATTCGTTCCCAGTTTTCCTTCACCTGTGGGTCTCCTCTCTATAAAAATCCCCTCTCATTATTGGAGAGGGGATACGATTTATTCAACGAGAGACTTGTACAACTCATCATATTTTTGGGCGCAGCTCAAATCCAGATCAGTTAAGCCCTTGGCATTCCATGAGGTGAGCTTCATCGTCACCATTTTGTAGTCAATGCTGATGAACGGATGGTGCTGAATATCCTCTGAGTATTCTGCTACATGATTCACAAATTGGATGCCTGCCAGGAAATCTTTAAATCGATATCGCTTTACAATGAATTTTTCATCCTGCAGCTTCCAGCCGTCTAATTCAGCCACACGCTTTTCTTTTTCTTCCTCAGGAATTCTTTGTTCATCCATTGATAGCCCTCCTTATTGTGGTGTCCTTTGGTATGAGGTATCTTCTCACCGACACCCTATCAAACAACTTCGATACCTGGTACCACCATTCCCTTTTGTGGTGTCAGGTACTCCTGATCCATAACACCACAAGAGCTTCATAATCACGAACTCAGTTTCATAAATTCTTCTAGATCACGGATGCAAAGTTCAAGAGCGTGTCTCCAAAAATCAGGTTTTTCGAGATCCACATCCAAATGTTTCTTCGCCAACTCTTCCACTGTCATGCGGCCAGTATCTTGTAATAAGGAGATATATTTATCCTCAAATTCCGGTCCGATTTCAACCGCATTTGCATAGATGCCCATACTGAATAAGTATCCAAAGGTGTACGGGAAATTATAAAAAGGCACGTCAGTTATATGGAAATGGAGCTTAGAGGCCCAGAATGTTGGATCGTATTCATCCAGGCTGTCCATATAGGCTTCCTTTTGAGCTTCCGTCATTAATTCATTTAATCGTTCTGACGTGACAACGCCTTGCTTTCTTTCTTCTTAAAAACGTGTTTCGAATAAGAACCGTGCATGGATATTCATGAAGAATGCTACACTTCGCTGAACCTTATCTTCCAGGAGGGCAAGCTTTTCTTCTTCATTTTCCGCCTGTTTGACTGCTGCATCTGCAACGATCATTTCAGCGAAAGTTGATGCTGTTTCTGCTACATTCATCGCATACCCTTGATTCAGTACCGGCAGCTCATTCATCACATGCTGATGATAAGCGTGTCCTAGTTCATGAGCCAATGTAGCTACGTTTGACGGTGTTCCTGAATAAGTCATGAAAATCCTAGTTTGTTCACTATCAGGAAAGCTTGTACAAAATCCTCCCGGCTGTTTACCTGGTCGGTCCTCGGCTTCGATCCAGCCTTTTTCAAAAGCCATTTCGGCAAAGTCAGCCATCTTAGGGCTAAATTGGCGGAATTGCTTAATAATGAATTCTGCTCCCTCCTGATAACTCATCATCTGCTCAGTTTTTGCGACGGGTGCTTCTACATCGTAAAAGCTCAACTTATCTATGCCTAACAGCTGAGCCTTTTTCTCCAAATACGGAACATATTGGTTCTTAAATTCAACAATGGTGTCCCACATCGCATTCAGCGTATCCTCACTCATGCGGTTATAGTCAAGCGGCTCCTTTAAAACGCGCTTCCAATTACGGTGCTTGTACGTTTGCAGTCGGAAACCTGAGAGGTGGTTCAACGTTTCACTGAATAAATCTTCTTGATCACTCCAGGCCTTTTGAAGGTTATCAAATACTTTTTTCCTGATGGTACGGTCTGAAGAACTGAGCCGGTTTGATGCTTGTCCGACTGATAATGTTTCCCCTTCAACCTCAACACTCATTTTTCCAACCAACGTATCGTACATCTGCCCCCAGGCGTGATAACCATCGACACCGAGGTCATTGATTATGGATTCCTGACGAAGGTCCAATTTGTCCATAGCCAGGTGGCGTCTTTCATCGAGAATAAAAGACAGCTCCTTAAAAGGGTGCTGGCTTATTAAGGAATTCCATACATCTTTATCGACTTGAACGAGCTTCTGATCAAATTGTGTCATCGTATTGTCAAAACGCGCCCCAAGTTCATGCTGCTTCGACTGCCAAAGACCAGCTTTTTTATCGTGAACATCCTGTGCACTTAAGCAGCTGACAAAAGCACCGAATTCCGATAGCTCTTTGATGATCGTTTGAAGAATAGGCATGATTTCTGAAAGCTCCTCAATTTGATCCGTGTGTCTTGGTGCTGAGAACGATTCGACCATGGTCTCTAATTCTGAAATATGGTTTTCTGTATTTTCCACGTACTTCTTCAGTTGTTCAGATTGGCTTCCGCCTTCAAAGATGCTATCTAAATCCCACGTTAACGGGTAGGGTGTCATCTAAATTCACTTCCTTTTCTATGTAATCCACTTTCTCAGTATATCAAAATCTTCTAACAGTCATGGAAATTACCTATCCTTATCTTCACATTTATTGCTTTTCATCGAAATTTTTGATACTTTCATGGAAAAGACTTCCTAGTCGAAGGGAAGATATTGATGCGATATCGTCGACAAGAAACATTGCGATATAGTTTTGAAACACCCCCTCCTGCCCGGTTTAAACTGATCAAGGGCGGTGAAAAGCATGTTCATTCTTCCACTGGTAAGGGCCAAGTGATTGACATAAGTCCTGGTGGAATGAAACTTTTTACGACTGTACATATCCCTTCGGAGAAAAAGGTCCAGCTATTCGTCCATACGGCTATTGCTCAAGTGGACCTGTCATTCACAGCAGATGTGGTATGGGAAAACCAGGTGAATGACGGGTATCATTATGGCCTTGATTTCATCGGTGATCACCAGGATAAAGTTATCCACGCACTTAAGGAGTATAGAAAAACATCCCAAGAAAGTTCTACATAATTGCAATAACCCCCTGTTTCTTATAGAAACAGGGGGTTTGTCTTTTAGACAAGGTACTTTTCTACTGATTGGACAAGTGGGTGATCCTTTTCTAATTCTGCTATCTCACAAAAGGCACTGATTTTGCCTTTTTCACGGATCAAATCCTGGAGTTCGACCGCTTCTGGGTCTTCTTCATTCTTATAATCCAATGCAGCTGCAATCACTTCAGCCAGGTGAGCAGGTTCCTCTTTTTTCAAGCGGATAAATTCTAGCGCAGGACGCACAAGGCGATCCTTAGGTCCCAGCTTCCGAACTGGTCCCCGTCCTACCCGTGTGACTTCATCAGACAAGTCAGGGTTTTCAAATCGGCTGATGATTGTATCGATGTAGTCCTGGTGTTCGTCGGGATTAAAGCCATACTTCTCGATTAAGACTCCACCGGACTCACTTAGAGCGCCCTGAATTTTATTTTTGATATTGGAATCATCCAAAGACTCTTTAATCGTTAGGTAGCCGTTGTATTTTCCAAGATAGGCCGCTACCGCATGTCCGGTATTAACTGTAAATAGTTTCCTTTCAATGTAAGGTGTCAGATCATCAACGTAAGTGATACCTTTAATGTCCGGGAGTTCGCTGTTAATCGATGACGTCTCCACCACCCACTCATAGTAAGGCTCTACCATTACAGTGAGAGGATCTTTTTGGTTTTGATTTGGAACAATTCGATCAACCGCAGCATTGGGAAAACTAATCCGATCAGAAATCCATTCTTTCTGTTCTTCATCTAAGTTTTCAATCACATGATTTTTTAGTATTTCCGTACCTCCGACCATATTCTCACACGCAATAACAATCCCGTTGCTATTTTTCTCCAACAACCCTTTAGCTAGCACAGGGGCGATCATAGGCAGAACATTTGGACCCACGGCCGTTGTGATGACTTCTGCTTCGGCAATGGCTTCGATGACTTTTTCTTCATCTTCAAGGCTGTTTAATCCTGATACGTTGGTCACTTCAATGGAATCATCCGTACCAGCAAGTTCAACCCGATAAGCCCCTTTGTCATTTAGTTCATCAATCAGTTCAGCATTGACGTCGACAAAAATAGTTTCATAATTTGATTGGGAAAGTAAAGCGCCAATAAACCCTCTCCCAATATTTCCAGCTCCGAAATGTACAGCCTTCATCATTAATTCACCTCGTTGAAAATACTGATGATTTCTTCTTTAGAGCCTGCATTTAAAATCGTATCAATGTTCTCTTCCTCTGAACATACAATAGCGATTTTAGAAAGAATCTCTAAATGTTCATCCCCTTTTCCGGCAATGCCGATAAGCAACTTAACGATGTTTCCATCACCGAAGTCCACACCTTCTGGAACGGTCACTACAGCAATTCCAGTCTCAAGGACAGCTTTTTTCGCATCCTCTGTACCATGTGGGATCGCTACATAATTCCCCATAAAGGTTGAAGTAACTTTCTCTCGCTCAAGCATCTGGTCAATGTATTCTGCATTCACATATCCATTGTCACGGAGAAGCGCACCTGTATATTGGATTGCCTCTTCTTTTGAATCAAAACTCTGGTTCATTTCAATTGTTTTCGCCGTTAAAATATTTTCAGACATATTCATTCTCCTCTTCTCTTATAATTTCTTTTTAAAAAACTGATGAATCTGATTGGACACATAATTTTTTATGAGGTCTTCATCTCTTGATTGAAATGTCTCCGTGCTGACAGGGTCCTCAATGAGTAAAGTACTTATAAAACTTAATACTTCAAGCCCCTCTTTACTTATATCCCTTGGAGCGAGCATTAAAATAAATACATCTGATTCCATTAGCTCTCCGTCCATACCCTGAATGGATAAAGGATCGTCAAGCAAGATCACCGTAAAAGACGGAACAGGAATGTGATCCTGACGTGTGTGGTAGAGAGCTAGTCCGGTATCCGGAACTCCAAGGCCCCCCACTTTTTCTCTATCAAGTAGATACTTCGTGATAAACTCCGTATCCTTTAAAGCTCCTTCAGTAACGAGGTGCTGACAAGCTTCGTCTAAGATCTCTTTTTTGTCCTGAGATGAGCTGTTAAATACATATAGCCTATTCAGGATTTGACTGACCATCGTGGCGTATCGCTGAACGCTGCTTACGGAATCCTGAATCGTTTGGAGCGTTTCATCTTCGATCGGTGCAGAGTTATCAACCGTCTTTAACGTCTCCATGATTTTGACTTTTCTGATTCTATGTTGAAGTCGATGAACATCTGCAGTTGGAAGCATTGGATTTACGAGTACATAGTCTTCAACTTTTTCAAGTGGAATCGTTGAAACAATCAAGTCATAGTTGGTTATTTCAAGTTCTTTCAAATCAAAGAGCGACTGATGGTCAACTTCTTCAATTTCCTGAAATTGACGCTGAAGCTTAGCTGATAAGATTTTTGCTGTTCCGATCCCGCTTGAACAAACGACTAACACTCTTAGACCCCGGACTCCTTCCATATTTAATAAAGAGCTGGCAAAATGCATAACGAGAAAAGCGGTTTCCTCTTTAGGAAATGTCAAGGAAGGGAAGACATGTTTTACAGCTCTTTCTAATACAGTAAAAAGTTCAGGGTAATCTTCTTCAATCTGTTCCTTTAACGGATTAGAAATATCCATTCCTTGTTGAATTCGGTAAAGACTCGGCTTTAGATGAACGACGAGGTCGTTGAGCAGCTGTGGAGATTCGTGCAAATTTCTCTGAATGGCATTCGATACGAATTCAATTAATTGCTTGGCCTTGAATGCTACACTTAAGCTGCTGTCTTCAAGAATAAAATCTTCGTTGTACCTTACTTTAGCTCCCATTAAGTGCATAGTAATATATCCGGTTTCAGCCTCAGGAATCTCTAGCTCAAATTGCTGTTCAAGTTTTTCTATGACCTTTCCTGCTGTTTCAAACTCATTCGTGCCTTTTAAATCTGAAAGGTATTCATCTTCCATTTGGATGAATTCCCCCTGCTGAAGCCTCTCAATCGCTAAAGCAAGGTGAATCACCAATCCAATGTAAGCACTATCTGCCAAAGGGTAAGTCAGCTCTCCTCGAATAGAATCTACGGTTTGTTCAATCAAAGAAATTTTCTCTTTGTTTACAAGACCAAGAAGATGATCAGATACGGAATCCAGCATAGGAGAGTCGGCCTGTATGTTGTTTTGCAGCAGACGCAAAAAGTCGTGTTCGTCCATATGTTGCATAATAATAAATCGAATCGCTTCTCTGATATTGGTTTCTTCACCCTGAACCTCAACTCCGTATCCGCGTTTTCGAATCAGTTGAAGCTGAAAACTATCAAGTACTTCTTCAATTTTGTCTAGATCATGACTGATCGTTGCAACAGTCACTCCTAATTCATTCGCAAAAGTGAGCAGCTTCACAGGTTCTTTTGCATCAAGCAGTCGGGAAAGAATTAATACCTGTCTTTCTTCAGGTGTATAATCCAACAAATCATGATCATAAATCGCTGCCTTCAATGCTTCTTGATCTTCTTCATTACCAAGGATAGCCAGCCCGCTTCCTGATTTTTTCTGAAGCGTCAAACCATGATTGCTTAATATAGATTCTACGCCTTTCAAGTCACGATGCACTGTCCGGGTACTGACATCAAGGGCATCTGCGACCTCTTTCACAGGGAGATCCTGATAAGCTTCGAGCAGCAACTCGATAACTTTTCTTTCTCTTGCTGATATATACACGCTTTCCCCTCCCTTCTTTTCAAGTAGTAATAGAACGAACTAAGATTCAAGAGAGACAGAAAAGAGTCTGATCTGACTCTTTTCTGGAAATGGATTAATCATTCTTCAGTTCTTCTACCAACTCATCATATTTAGGACTGTTTAAGAAGTTTTCTACAGAAATGTGATGAGCATGTGGCACTTTTTGCATCGCACGTTCTGTTAAATCTTTGTGTGTAATGACTACATCCACATCCTGAGGTA
It contains:
- the bshB2 gene encoding bacillithiol biosynthesis deacetylase BshB2; its protein translation is MIEQERHVLVIFPHPDDEAFGVSGTITSYIKQGTPLTYACLTLGEMGRNLGKPAFATRETLPEIRRKELIKAAEAMGIQDLRMMGLRDKTLEFEDDTQMKNMVKDLIDELNPSLVISFYPGYAVHPDHEATARAVVRALRDMKPEDRPKFHAVAFANNTEEELGQPDVVNDIQAVQEEKLKAMRAHISQTARMLEMLEEGIKAKDPEAMKWVTNERFYTYNWDQDQVK
- a CDS encoding FixH family protein — translated: MKKTYMFLMTVLILILAACGTSEGEQDTTQGDETTEDSLTPPEVEVQFEGPLPVNEETTIKAVVTQGDKKVEDAEYVEFEIWNDAKGEDSSEKVKASHTSDGVYEASYTFKEEGTYQVIAHTQVGDLHTMPQKEVTVGEASADNSHDEANGKESSHDHGKGEFMVHLMTDNAFKAGTESTLTTHISRMESPFEDAIVRFEISSDQMDKHSFLDAEESEPGEYKAAHTFPSAGEYTINVHYEKPDEEIHGHKEETIKVTE
- the typA gene encoding translational GTPase TypA, coding for MQHRNDIRNIAIVAHVDHGKTTLVDQMLHYSGTFRDNEHVDERAMDSNDLEKERGITILAKNTAINYNDARINILDTPGHADFGGEVERILKMVDGVLLVVDAYEGCMPQTRFVLKKALEQKLTPVVVLNKIDRPNARPDEVVDEVLDLFIELGADDEQLEFPVVYASALNGTSGDEPEDQQETMDPIFKLIMNNIPAPVDTQEDPLQFQVTLLDYNDYLGRIGIGRVFQGKIKVGQQVSLMKKDGSVKNFRVSKLFGFIGLKRIEIQEAQAGDIIALAGLEDINVGETVCLPDNQEAMEIPRIDEPTLQMTFLVNNSPFAGREGKYVTARQIEERLLTQLETDVSLRVDPTDSPDAFTVSGRGELHLSILVENMRREGFELQLSKPQVILKEIDGEICEPVERVQIDTPEEFQGAIMESIGYRKGEMQDMVNDGNGQVRLEFLVPSRGLIGYSTEFMTQTRGYGILNHTFDGYAPLTKGQVGGRREGVLVALEKGKASTYGIMNLEDRGTIFVEPGTEVYEGMIVGEHNRENDLTVNITKEKHLTNIRSATKDTTNTIKKTRKMTLEEAIEYLDDDEYCEVTPESVRLRKKYLNKNEREKMAKKKKLQNADI
- a CDS encoding RluA family pseudouridine synthase; translation: METKREGEWLKVEVPSKWDGYSVYKIMKKEWHVPRKLMHRFRSNRELTINHKDVHWKDTKVRTGDTLHIRLFKPLPLEVSPSPMDIDVIYEDDHLLVVNKPSGVFTHPNTPFETDTLVNGVAAYFEENMIYSTPKYVHRLDRDTSGAILFAKHDLAIAMLGKELQKRTIKRTYLAWAHGIIQPGEGIITAPIGKDLTHPVRRCVSSEGQYAETHYKVLEYDKESNASLLSLQLQTGRTHQIRVHLSHKGHPLVGDEMYGGEGRIDFKQALHAAVLTFQHPFTEKIIKCFALPPANSPLFSERHLELLGET
- a CDS encoding phosphotransferase family protein; translated protein: MKENWERMKNTSKLNEEEIEQTLKLWKPDLENYQIKELSGGLSHTNYKATFSDHPPLVLRVSEDELNLKMEKNLHDRLDNNNKVPHFFEIIPIKSYKVGVLEWKQGQSVKDLLYRGVSSVQRKLGFSAGVELAKLRSYSFNKSGFLNQSLEVDEVFNMTPESFMKTIDHFLEEYIPKWIEAEFIRKIREFAKERSWLIELDGFSSSLVHGDFNGLNLLGNKGEITAVLDWEFAMSGSLYWDIGNFIRYQSIPNFQHCEKGLVEGLKSKGITLPDEWKQIAQLYDLVALCSMLNTKENGPNRIADLKSLIDQTLS
- a CDS encoding 4a-hydroxytetrahydrobiopterin dehydratase; the encoded protein is MDEQRIPEEEKEKRVAELDGWKLQDEKFIVKRYRFKDFLAGIQFVNHVAEYSEDIQHHPFISIDYKMVTMKLTSWNAKGLTDLDLSCAQKYDELYKSLVE
- a CDS encoding M3 family oligoendopeptidase, whose translation is MTPYPLTWDLDSIFEGGSQSEQLKKYVENTENHISELETMVESFSAPRHTDQIEELSEIMPILQTIIKELSEFGAFVSCLSAQDVHDKKAGLWQSKQHELGARFDNTMTQFDQKLVQVDKDVWNSLISQHPFKELSFILDERRHLAMDKLDLRQESIINDLGVDGYHAWGQMYDTLVGKMSVEVEGETLSVGQASNRLSSSDRTIRKKVFDNLQKAWSDQEDLFSETLNHLSGFRLQTYKHRNWKRVLKEPLDYNRMSEDTLNAMWDTIVEFKNQYVPYLEKKAQLLGIDKLSFYDVEAPVAKTEQMMSYQEGAEFIIKQFRQFSPKMADFAEMAFEKGWIEAEDRPGKQPGGFCTSFPDSEQTRIFMTYSGTPSNVATLAHELGHAYHQHVMNELPVLNQGYAMNVAETASTFAEMIVADAAVKQAENEEEKLALLEDKVQRSVAFFMNIHARFLFETRF